From Apium graveolens cultivar Ventura chromosome 9, ASM990537v1, whole genome shotgun sequence, the proteins below share one genomic window:
- the LOC141685617 gene encoding uncharacterized protein LOC141685617, with amino-acid sequence MRGASDEALKSFVIAGLRVGSDFWKHLQGKDPAILEDIFALAESFKTIEQCLAELPQKLREVLSIFLLANLDVFAWRHSDMVGIDSEVMCHRLNIDPKHKGIRQKCRAISRERVVVLAEEVDRLLDVGLIRESFYPEWLANPVLVKNPNGKWITCIDFTDLNKACPNDSFPLPIIDQLVDAMAGHTLLSFMDAYAGYNQIPRHEPDQEHTSFITDRGLYCYIGISFVIKGQVLADFILEFDSEVDDKAIVLAEPSSQGNPPVDVREEFPHPWWILHVDGGMNNNRAGAGIILVTQEGHHLMSAINFKFYVTNDDTKYEALINGLKIALEVGVVNLIARSDLELVVNQVNGGFQALGPRTELYMRCVQRLLERFGSARLEGVPREENRNTDALENMGSQMDSVQLKQIPLEIQEIPSIPEVGVFQTQEILQENWMTHIHNYIRMGALPEDKLHARCLRYQAAKYVEYDGVLYKRGFNQPLLRCVDLEEGNYILREVHEGIYGNHSGGGKDNGNQFDSKDLKKLYEDLNIKKDFAAVYHPQSNGQTEAINKIIKHTLKAKLEEKKGYWPEEMPMVLQHDS; translated from the exons ATGAGAGGTGCTTCAGACGAAGCTTTAAAAAGTTTTGTAATAGCGGGACTAAGGGTTGGCTCAGATTTCTGGAAACATCTGCAGGGAAAAGACCCTGCTATTCTGGAAGATATCTTCGCTTTGGCGGAATCATTCAAAACCATAGAACAATGTTTGGCAGAG TTGCCTCAAAAGCTGAGAGAGGTACTTTCAATATTTCTCTTGGCAAATCTCGACGTATTTGCGTGGAGGCACTCCGACATGGTCGGGATTGATTCAGAAGTCATGTGTCACCGATTAAATATTGATCCAAAACATAAAGGTATTCGACAAAAGTGCAGAGCCATAAGTAGAGAAAGGGTTGTAGTGTTGGCAGAGGAAGTTGATAGACTTTTGGACGTTGGACTAATCAGAGAATCTTTCTACCCAGAATGGTTGGCTAACCCAGTGTTAGTGAAAAATCCCAACGGAAAGTGGATAACTTGcatagacttcactgatctaaataaAGCATGTCCAAATGATAGCTTTCCTTTGCCAATaattgatcagttggttgatGCAATGGCCGGACACACTTTACTGAGCTTCATGGATGCATACGCTGGATATAATCAAATTCCTAGGCATGAACCTGATCAAGAGCATACCTCCTTTATCACTGATAGAGGACTCTACTGCTATATCGGAATATCATTCG TAATCAAGGGACAAGTGTTGGCTGATTTCATACTTGAGTTTGACTCTGAAGTAGATGATAAGGCTATAGTATTGGCAGAACCTTCCTCACAAGGGAATCCCCCTGTTGACGTAAGAGAAGAGTTCCCACACccttggtggatcttgcatgtaGATGGGGGCATGAATAATAATAGAGCAGGAGCCGGGATCATTTTGGTCACCCAAGAAGGGCATCATCTGATGAGTGCCATTAACTTCAAATTTTATGTCACTAACGATGATACTAAGTATGAAGCATTAATCAATGGTTTGAAAATAGCTCTGGAAGTGGGGGTTGTGAACTTGATCGCTCGGAGTGACTTAGAGTTGGTAGTAAACCAAGTCAACGGAGGTTTCCAGGCCCTCGGCCCTCGGACAGAGCTATATATGAGATGCGTGCAGCGTCTACTGGAAAGGTTTGGAAGTGCCAGGCTAGAAGGTGTACCGAGGGAAGAAAATAGAAATACAGATGCCTTGGAAAATATGGGGTCGCAAATGGACAGCGTTCAACTCAAGCAAATTCCTTTGGAGATCCAAGAAATTCCAAGTATTCCAGAGGTAGGGGTGTTCCAGACACAGGAGATCCTGCAGGAAAATTGGATGACCCACATTCATAACTATATTCGAATGGGAGCATTGCCAGAAGACAAGTTACATGCTCGATGCCTTCGCTACCAAGCTGCGAAGTACGTTGAATATGATGGAGTATTGTATAAGAGAGGGTTTAATCAACCGCTATTACGCTGTGTAGATCTggaagaaggaaattatattcTTAGGGAGGTGCACGAAGGTATTTATGGCAATCACTCAGGGGGAGGTAAAGATAATGGAAATCAGTTTGACAGTAAAGATCTAAAGAAGCTCTATGAAGATTTGAACATCAAGAAAGATTTTGCTGCGGTCTACCACCCGCAAAGCAATGGTCAGACAGAAGCCATAAATAAGATCATCAAACACACTTTAAAGGCTAAACTGGAAGAAAAGAAGGGATATTGGCCGGAGGAAATGCCCATGGTCTTACAACACGACTCCTAG